The proteins below are encoded in one region of Sphingobacterium sp. R2:
- a CDS encoding TonB-dependent receptor plug domain-containing protein — translation MYPKLLLLINFLLFALLAPAQIDQTLQKLETYHEQHVKEKIYLHVDKNDYSAGETIWFKLYCTTAPFNYLSNISKIANIELISPTNKIIKSIKIPVTIGLGIGDLNLPDTLEEGSYRIRSFTRWMQNDSTANFYERVIPVTNGRSDNVMTKSSLIKNGTENIFQINLKTIQGAPLINNNISYTLQQNNNKEKSGRLKSNENGTIALELKDDFKGGTLSLQFLSLDKRRVLKNFIIPDPNSQNSLQIFPESGEFVNNILCKTGFKTLTPTGLGKKAKITVKEENQTTIAEFETNSLGMGSIPLLLQTGKKYIATAFFEDGSSTSTSLPAVLNSGYVLTVNSTLKDKIAAQFSTTDDLVNGEEIYLVAQYNGLVFHAAKQKLNAPEVLFNIPKKNLPSGVLQLTILSAQMAPLAERLVFNYNTESTLLPVSIALNKSSFTTRDKVTANLNVHYDDRDTSKVAALSASVVNLNKVDSTTDRYYSSIVSELLLKADLRGFIERPNYYFEDLTNIKINDLDNLMLIQGWRKLDWKGYENTAPTSFLPEKGLTVSGTVKKTARKAVVPNAKVTIIPTSNMLLSLDTLTDGNGRFAFDELFFADSVKFIVTGDGPKEKKRVDIIIDEPLNPSPNKSKDQPLLINDINTNLLTQLKNSQQFLGELEAAGIIQKSIRLEEVQVNRVRTTKADKNSRNLNGPGNADQVISAEDLSACTTLEQCLSGRLVGVMFRNGVPYSTRSMGLNGGNPMQIVLDGMYIEADQINMINVADIASIEVLRSIGNTAIYGMYGANGVIVITSKSGDALSSSYTPTGIVTIVPKGLHVNRTFFKPQYDVTNKNELRRDLRTTIAWEPNLITSKDGKTQFEFFTSDEPGKYKIIVEGISMDGKIAHFEYLIEVNPQ, via the coding sequence ATGTATCCTAAATTACTGCTTTTAATAAATTTCCTGTTATTCGCTTTATTGGCACCGGCTCAGATCGATCAAACGCTACAAAAGCTAGAAACCTACCACGAACAACACGTGAAGGAAAAAATCTATCTCCATGTCGATAAAAATGACTATTCGGCAGGCGAAACGATCTGGTTCAAATTATACTGCACCACAGCTCCTTTTAACTATTTGAGCAATATCAGTAAAATAGCCAATATAGAATTGATCTCACCCACAAATAAAATTATTAAAAGCATCAAAATTCCGGTCACAATCGGCCTCGGCATAGGAGACCTCAACTTGCCGGATACACTGGAAGAAGGATCCTATCGAATTAGATCATTCACCAGATGGATGCAAAATGACTCGACAGCTAATTTCTATGAGCGTGTCATTCCTGTCACAAATGGCCGATCGGATAATGTAATGACGAAAAGTAGCCTCATTAAAAACGGAACTGAAAACATCTTCCAGATCAATCTCAAAACCATCCAAGGAGCGCCCCTAATCAACAACAACATTAGTTATACCCTACAACAGAATAATAACAAAGAAAAATCTGGGCGATTAAAATCAAATGAAAATGGCACTATAGCACTTGAATTGAAAGATGACTTTAAGGGAGGAACGCTATCATTACAATTCCTTTCTCTAGACAAAAGACGTGTCTTAAAAAATTTTATCATCCCTGACCCAAACAGCCAAAATAGCCTGCAGATTTTCCCAGAGAGCGGTGAATTCGTCAATAACATCCTATGCAAAACAGGCTTCAAAACTCTCACACCTACAGGCTTAGGGAAAAAGGCAAAAATAACCGTAAAGGAGGAAAACCAAACGACCATTGCCGAATTTGAAACCAATTCATTGGGAATGGGAAGTATCCCCCTACTGCTGCAGACAGGAAAAAAATACATAGCCACGGCATTTTTTGAAGACGGCTCTTCAACGAGCACTTCTTTGCCCGCTGTATTAAACTCGGGATATGTGCTAACTGTAAATTCAACACTAAAGGATAAGATTGCTGCCCAATTTTCCACGACGGATGATTTAGTCAATGGCGAAGAAATTTATTTAGTTGCCCAATATAATGGTCTTGTCTTCCATGCTGCCAAACAAAAATTAAATGCACCAGAGGTGTTATTTAATATTCCGAAGAAAAACCTTCCCTCCGGTGTATTACAGCTAACCATTTTGAGCGCGCAAATGGCGCCCCTTGCAGAAAGGCTTGTATTTAACTACAATACCGAATCAACTTTACTGCCCGTTTCAATAGCTCTCAATAAATCTAGCTTCACGACCCGAGATAAGGTAACCGCAAACCTCAACGTCCACTACGACGATCGTGACACATCAAAAGTTGCCGCACTCTCGGCTTCGGTTGTCAACCTGAATAAGGTGGATTCTACAACAGACCGCTATTATTCGTCTATTGTCTCTGAACTCTTGCTGAAAGCTGATCTTCGCGGCTTTATTGAACGCCCCAATTATTACTTCGAGGATTTAACAAATATCAAGATTAACGATTTGGACAACCTCATGTTGATCCAAGGCTGGCGCAAATTGGATTGGAAAGGCTATGAAAATACCGCGCCCACATCGTTTCTTCCAGAAAAAGGACTTACGGTATCGGGAACCGTCAAGAAAACGGCGCGTAAGGCTGTTGTACCAAACGCTAAAGTAACCATTATACCCACAAGCAACATGTTGCTAAGTTTAGATACACTGACCGATGGAAATGGACGGTTTGCTTTTGACGAGCTGTTCTTTGCCGATAGTGTCAAATTTATTGTAACAGGCGATGGTCCCAAGGAGAAAAAAAGAGTGGATATTATCATCGACGAACCGCTTAACCCTTCACCAAATAAAAGTAAAGATCAACCACTGTTGATTAATGACATCAATACCAATCTGCTTACACAACTAAAAAATAGTCAACAATTTCTTGGCGAATTGGAAGCAGCGGGCATTATCCAGAAGAGCATTCGATTGGAAGAGGTTCAGGTTAATAGGGTAAGAACAACTAAAGCTGACAAGAACTCCCGAAACCTGAATGGTCCGGGAAACGCCGATCAAGTCATATCTGCTGAAGATCTTTCCGCATGTACAACACTGGAACAATGCCTTTCTGGACGATTAGTTGGGGTTATGTTTCGAAATGGTGTTCCGTATAGCACGAGGTCTATGGGATTGAACGGCGGTAACCCTATGCAAATTGTCCTTGATGGCATGTATATTGAAGCTGATCAAATTAATATGATTAATGTAGCAGATATTGCAAGTATAGAAGTGCTTCGTAGTATCGGCAATACGGCCATATATGGCATGTATGGCGCAAATGGCGTGATTGTGATAACAAGTAAATCGGGTGATGCGCTTTCTTCATCGTATACCCCTACAGGAATCGTTACGATTGTACCTAAGGGATTACATGTAAACCGAACTTTCTTCAAGCCTCAATACGATGTGACAAACAAAAATGAACTGCGTCGTGATCTAAGAACGACAATCGCCTGGGAACCCAATCTGATTACTTCAAAGGACGGAAAAACACAGTTTGAATTTTTCACATCGGATGAACCGGGGAAATATAAAATAATTGTAGAAGGAATAAGCATGGATGGAAAAATTGCGCACTTCGAATATTTGATAGAGGTAAATCCACAATAG
- a CDS encoding phospho-sugar mutase has product MKNLDKDIQKKIEDWLTPSFDERTRQEVQDLIDSNEETELTDSFYKDLEFGTGGLRGIMGVGSNRMNKYTIGKATQGLSNYLKKQFPDQEIKVAVSYDSRNNSQAFGQLVANVFAANGIKVHLFTSLRPTPMLSFAIRHFGCQSGVMLTASHNPKEYNGYKAYWNDGCQLTAPHDKNVIEEVNAIRSVDDIKFDGNTQNIIPVGEEIDQIYIDANKKLSIHPEAVLAQKDLKIVFSPIHGTGITIVPKMLAAWGFENVSVVSEQATPDGNFPTVIYPNPEEEDAMALAKKKGEEIDADLVLATDPDADRVGIAVKNNKGQFQLLNGNQIGSLLIYYVLSAKSDLKQLGSNPYIVKTIVTTNLEADIAEHFGVPCYETLTGFKYIGELMTKLGDSANYLAGGEESYGYLVGDLVRDKDAPNACAFLAEMTAYFKSKGKTVYEVLMDIYKEFGCYQEKLISLTKKGKAGAEEIQAMMSGLRANLPTSLGGVQVKEIRDYQLSQTTDMRTGEETAIALPKSDVLQFITVDGDVISARPSGTEPKIKFYCSVKENLKDTADYADVQKALEEKVDRMMKDIVN; this is encoded by the coding sequence ATGAAAAATTTAGATAAAGACATACAAAAGAAAATCGAAGATTGGTTAACCCCCAGTTTTGATGAAAGAACTCGACAGGAAGTTCAGGATTTAATCGACAGTAATGAGGAGACAGAACTTACTGATTCTTTTTACAAAGATCTGGAGTTTGGAACCGGAGGCTTGAGAGGCATTATGGGCGTAGGCTCCAATCGGATGAATAAGTACACGATTGGTAAAGCAACGCAGGGCCTGTCTAACTACCTCAAAAAACAGTTCCCAGACCAGGAGATCAAGGTAGCGGTATCTTATGACAGCCGCAATAATTCGCAGGCTTTTGGGCAGCTCGTTGCCAACGTATTTGCAGCCAACGGCATCAAAGTGCATCTGTTCACGTCTTTACGACCAACCCCCATGCTGTCCTTTGCCATCCGTCATTTTGGCTGTCAGAGCGGTGTGATGCTAACGGCTTCGCACAATCCAAAGGAATACAATGGTTATAAGGCCTACTGGAACGACGGCTGCCAGCTGACTGCCCCGCACGACAAAAATGTAATCGAGGAAGTAAATGCAATCCGTTCAGTCGATGACATCAAATTTGACGGAAATACGCAAAATATCATTCCCGTCGGGGAAGAAATCGACCAGATCTATATCGATGCCAATAAAAAATTAAGCATTCATCCTGAAGCCGTATTAGCGCAAAAAGACTTAAAAATTGTTTTCTCTCCGATACACGGCACGGGCATTACCATAGTCCCAAAAATGCTAGCAGCCTGGGGCTTTGAAAATGTGTCCGTTGTTTCTGAACAGGCTACGCCCGATGGCAACTTTCCAACCGTAATCTATCCGAATCCCGAAGAGGAAGATGCCATGGCCTTGGCGAAGAAAAAAGGGGAAGAAATTGATGCCGATCTTGTGTTGGCAACAGACCCGGATGCTGACCGTGTGGGAATTGCCGTAAAAAATAACAAGGGACAGTTTCAGCTGCTCAACGGTAATCAGATCGGTAGTTTATTGATCTACTACGTCCTTAGCGCTAAAAGTGATCTTAAGCAGCTGGGATCAAATCCATATATTGTTAAAACGATTGTGACAACAAATCTGGAGGCAGACATTGCAGAACATTTTGGCGTGCCCTGTTATGAAACGCTCACTGGTTTTAAATATATTGGCGAACTGATGACCAAATTAGGCGATTCAGCAAACTATCTGGCGGGCGGGGAAGAAAGCTATGGTTACCTTGTCGGTGATCTTGTACGCGACAAGGATGCTCCCAACGCCTGTGCTTTTTTGGCCGAGATGACCGCCTATTTCAAATCAAAAGGCAAAACAGTCTATGAGGTGCTCATGGATATCTATAAGGAATTTGGCTGCTACCAGGAAAAACTGATTTCTTTAACAAAAAAAGGAAAAGCTGGAGCTGAAGAAATTCAGGCGATGATGTCGGGATTACGCGCTAATTTACCAACTAGCCTCGGAGGTGTTCAGGTTAAGGAAATCCGTGATTATCAACTGTCCCAAACCACCGATATGCGTACGGGCGAGGAAACTGCGATCGCATTGCCTAAATCGGATGTACTGCAGTTCATAACAGTAGACGGTGACGTGATTTCGGCGCGCCCATCGGGTACTGAGCCTAAAATCAAATTCTACTGTTCAGTGAAAGAAAACTTAAAGGATACCGCAGACTATGCCGATGTACAAAAAGCTTTAGAAGAGAAGGTAGACCGTATGATGAAAGATATTGTAAACTAA
- a CDS encoding DUF2256 domain-containing protein has product MKGVKKQNLPQKICAACGRPFTWRKKWKKNWEDVKYCSEQCKKKKT; this is encoded by the coding sequence ATGAAAGGGGTTAAAAAGCAAAATCTACCGCAGAAGATTTGCGCGGCCTGTGGAAGGCCATTCACCTGGCGTAAAAAATGGAAGAAAAATTGGGAGGACGTCAAATATTGTTCAGAGCAATGCAAAAAAAAGAAGACATAA
- a CDS encoding enoyl-CoA hydratase/isomerase family protein, whose translation MQHIKTTIDDHILSIFLDRGKSNAIDTQLLKELIDTLEASQHNEAIYGTILIGKENFFSAGLDLITLFQYDEEQIREFWNLFLEATSLLAAFPKPIVAAISGHSPAGGCVLALCCDYRIMAEGNFVIGLNEIPVGLIVPESIFELYAFWIGKRDAYQNLLEGKLLSPVEAKNQGLVDDIVPSNILFNTATKKIKQITQFNQKTWTTSKLNFRKEIILKLRENREETIQRILEQWWLPSTRSILKSIIENLTSKK comes from the coding sequence ATGCAACATATTAAAACTACAATAGACGATCATATTTTAAGTATTTTCCTCGACAGAGGAAAGTCTAACGCCATCGACACGCAACTATTGAAGGAACTGATCGATACCCTGGAAGCATCCCAACACAATGAAGCTATCTATGGCACCATATTGATTGGAAAGGAAAACTTCTTCAGTGCAGGCCTCGATCTAATCACTTTATTCCAATATGATGAAGAACAAATTAGGGAGTTTTGGAATTTATTTCTAGAAGCGACATCGCTTTTAGCTGCCTTTCCAAAACCAATCGTTGCTGCAATATCAGGCCACAGCCCTGCTGGAGGTTGCGTACTCGCCCTTTGCTGCGATTACCGGATTATGGCCGAGGGTAATTTTGTAATTGGCCTCAATGAAATTCCTGTCGGGCTCATTGTCCCCGAAAGTATATTTGAGCTATATGCTTTTTGGATCGGAAAAAGGGATGCGTATCAGAATTTGCTCGAAGGGAAATTGCTTTCTCCCGTAGAAGCCAAAAATCAGGGACTTGTAGACGATATTGTTCCGTCAAATATACTCTTCAATACAGCAACAAAAAAAATAAAACAGATCACACAGTTCAACCAAAAAACCTGGACGACATCAAAACTGAACTTCCGAAAGGAAATAATCCTTAAATTGCGCGAGAATAGAGAAGAGACAATCCAGCGTATTCTCGAACAGTGGTGGCTTCCGTCAACACGCTCTATTTTAAAGTCAATCATCGAAAACTTGACTTCAAAGAAGTAA
- a CDS encoding IPT/TIG domain-containing protein: MRTKQIAANNGFLNRLIWAITVLILGFGSCKNDNVGSISEGMPFDPSQPVVVSDFAPKSGGMGQRLVIYGKNFGNDPKNVQVFIGGKKAVVINALGESLYCLVPKQAFKGDIEVRVGAQEKPVIGKAQEPFDYQRKLVVSTLAGYRNSRGDEPWKDGKFKDADQNKMASGFWLSSFMKFDPLNPKHLWMTFDNNNGLYLINFEDSTITKKRSDFDRPRSVDFSVDGNYMIVSQDRGGENDESTLLFSRARNFLDKEVLTRSKQCNGASIHPVNGEMYFNSYAKGEFYRFDLNQYFTDKTTKAEFLYVIQDPQWEYRAIIHPSGNYAYILVINQGYMMRADYNWEKKRFNQPYLVCGKVRESGYKDGVGSSARVNEPYQGVFVKNQTYVAAGKPDQYDFYFTDQMNHAIRVLTPEGAVTTFAGRGSSSLNGNPYGYVNGDLREEARFDRPSGIAYNEQEGAFYIGDRENRRIRKIALEDMDENNQD; encoded by the coding sequence ATGAGAACTAAACAGATAGCGGCTAATAATGGATTCCTAAATCGGTTGATTTGGGCCATTACAGTGCTTATTTTGGGCTTTGGAAGCTGTAAGAACGATAATGTTGGCAGCATTTCAGAGGGTATGCCCTTTGATCCTTCACAACCTGTTGTTGTCTCGGACTTTGCGCCTAAATCAGGTGGTATGGGGCAACGACTGGTGATTTACGGGAAAAATTTTGGAAACGATCCAAAAAATGTGCAGGTATTTATCGGGGGCAAAAAGGCTGTGGTGATCAATGCTCTGGGTGAATCTCTTTATTGTCTGGTACCAAAACAGGCGTTTAAAGGGGATATAGAAGTGCGCGTGGGCGCTCAAGAAAAGCCTGTTATCGGTAAGGCACAAGAGCCTTTTGACTATCAGCGTAAATTGGTGGTGTCGACGCTGGCAGGTTATCGAAATTCACGTGGCGATGAGCCTTGGAAAGACGGGAAGTTTAAAGATGCTGATCAGAACAAGATGGCAAGTGGTTTTTGGCTTTCTTCTTTTATGAAGTTTGATCCGCTAAACCCAAAGCATCTATGGATGACCTTCGATAATAATAATGGCCTATACCTGATCAATTTCGAGGATAGCACAATTACTAAAAAACGGTCGGATTTTGATCGCCCTCGTAGTGTCGACTTTTCTGTAGACGGCAACTATATGATTGTTTCGCAGGACCGTGGTGGGGAAAATGATGAATCTACCTTGTTGTTTTCGCGAGCAAGGAATTTCCTCGATAAGGAAGTCCTGACAAGAAGCAAACAATGCAATGGAGCGTCCATTCATCCCGTCAATGGTGAAATGTACTTTAATAGCTACGCGAAAGGGGAATTTTACCGCTTTGACCTCAATCAATATTTCACAGATAAGACAACAAAGGCAGAGTTTCTATATGTTATTCAGGATCCACAATGGGAGTACCGGGCTATCATTCATCCCAGTGGAAACTATGCTTATATCTTGGTAATCAACCAGGGTTATATGATGCGTGCCGATTACAATTGGGAAAAGAAACGTTTTAACCAGCCTTATCTGGTTTGCGGAAAAGTTAGGGAATCGGGGTACAAAGATGGTGTGGGTTCGTCCGCTCGTGTCAATGAACCATACCAAGGTGTATTCGTGAAAAATCAAACCTACGTAGCAGCGGGAAAACCTGATCAGTATGACTTTTATTTTACGGACCAGATGAATCATGCGATTCGTGTGCTTACACCAGAGGGGGCTGTAACCACATTTGCAGGTCGGGGAAGCTCAAGCCTCAATGGCAACCCTTATGGTTATGTCAATGGCGATTTGAGAGAGGAAGCGAGATTTGACCGCCCATCGGGAATCGCTTACAATGAGCAAGAAGGAGCTTTTTATATTGGCGACCGCGAGAATCGACGCATCCGTAAAATCGCGTTAGAGGATATGGATGAAAATAACCAAGATTAA
- the purD gene encoding phosphoribosylamine--glycine ligase, which yields MNILIIGSGGRESAFAYKLSKSPRLDQLFIAPGNAGTGAYGQNVNIKVTDFAALATFVLENNVHMVLVGPEEPLVKGIHDYFLNREDLKHIPVIGPQQEGAQLEGSKDFSKQFMDRHGVPTAASRSFDATSLDEGLAYLETQKLPIVLKADGLAAGKGVLICETLEDAQAELKAMIADSKFGEASRVVVVEEFLKGIELSVFVLTDGNSYKVLPSAKDYKRIGEGDTGLNTGGMGSISPVPFADETFLNKVEERIIRPTVEGLKKDGIPYKGFIFIGLMNVEGEPYVIEYNVRMGDPETESVLPRIESDLLDLLEGVAQGNLDQRSYTVSPQTAVTVMLVAGGYPGDYESGKEITNIENVKESIVFQAGTKEVEGKIVTAGGRVIAVTTLQDTLFEALQQATADAGRIYFEGKYFRRDIGFDLI from the coding sequence ATGAATATCCTAATAATCGGTTCAGGAGGTCGTGAATCGGCCTTTGCCTATAAATTGTCGAAAAGTCCACGTTTAGATCAATTGTTTATTGCTCCAGGCAATGCAGGAACGGGGGCGTATGGTCAGAATGTAAATATTAAGGTTACTGACTTTGCAGCTCTTGCTACCTTCGTTCTGGAAAATAATGTGCACATGGTGCTGGTAGGTCCGGAGGAGCCCTTGGTTAAAGGTATTCATGATTACTTCTTAAACCGGGAAGACTTAAAGCATATCCCCGTTATAGGACCGCAACAGGAGGGTGCTCAGCTGGAAGGCTCAAAAGATTTTTCAAAGCAGTTTATGGATCGCCATGGTGTACCTACAGCAGCTTCGAGGTCCTTTGATGCGACATCCTTGGACGAAGGGCTGGCGTATCTTGAAACGCAAAAATTACCTATTGTGCTGAAGGCGGATGGTCTGGCTGCGGGTAAAGGGGTACTGATTTGCGAGACCCTAGAGGATGCTCAAGCTGAGTTAAAGGCGATGATTGCAGATTCTAAATTTGGGGAAGCGAGCCGGGTTGTGGTTGTTGAAGAATTTTTAAAAGGAATTGAATTGTCAGTTTTTGTTTTGACAGATGGCAATTCGTATAAAGTGCTTCCTTCTGCAAAAGATTATAAACGTATTGGGGAAGGCGATACAGGTCTAAACACTGGAGGCATGGGGTCGATATCTCCTGTTCCTTTCGCGGATGAGACTTTTTTGAATAAAGTTGAAGAGCGCATTATCAGACCAACAGTAGAGGGACTTAAAAAGGATGGTATTCCGTATAAAGGATTTATTTTTATCGGTTTGATGAATGTGGAAGGGGAACCTTATGTCATCGAGTATAATGTTCGTATGGGGGATCCGGAAACTGAATCCGTATTGCCACGAATTGAATCGGATCTGTTGGATTTATTGGAAGGTGTTGCTCAAGGCAATTTGGATCAACGCTCTTATACCGTATCGCCTCAAACAGCCGTGACAGTGATGTTGGTTGCCGGAGGTTACCCCGGAGATTATGAATCTGGAAAAGAGATCACCAATATTGAAAATGTCAAAGAATCCATCGTATTTCAAGCAGGTACGAAGGAAGTAGAGGGCAAGATCGTTACAGCAGGTGGACGTGTCATTGCCGTGACCACATTACAGGATACTTTGTTTGAAGCCCTTCAACAGGCTACTGCAGATGCGGGAAGAATTTATTTTGAAGGAAAATACTTCCGAAGAGATATCGGTTTTGATCTTATTTAA
- a CDS encoding DUF3253 domain-containing protein → MKQEAIIKSILSAAEARGREKTFCPSEIARELFPKDWRAHMQEVVDVAISLQMQGKVLITQKGKTIDIDHIKGPIRIRKT, encoded by the coding sequence ATGAAGCAAGAGGCAATAATTAAAAGCATCTTATCAGCTGCCGAAGCCCGTGGTCGCGAAAAGACATTCTGTCCTTCTGAAATTGCCAGGGAACTTTTTCCAAAGGATTGGCGTGCACATATGCAAGAAGTTGTTGATGTAGCAATTTCATTGCAGATGCAGGGGAAAGTTTTAATCACCCAAAAAGGAAAGACCATTGATATCGATCATATCAAAGGGCCCATTCGTATAAGAAAAACTTAG
- a CDS encoding DUF4385 domain-containing protein, whose amino-acid sequence MSTQKPSYLNFDKNDYPWKPDIDYRSKPDEYRVGKGEQGVLICEPYKSEIGQHWRFKTEAIAEESSEKIFNLFEDYLKADDFVGADMARKYLQMGYTRARRYANYKGGRKYDKEDDYALLERGTGDREKAAAAEVFYKRWKQAEANVQYGSMKKRWKDERG is encoded by the coding sequence ATGAGCACCCAAAAGCCGAGCTACCTAAACTTTGATAAAAACGACTATCCCTGGAAGCCCGATATTGATTATCGCTCGAAACCAGACGAATACCGAGTTGGTAAAGGAGAACAGGGGGTGTTGATCTGTGAGCCATATAAATCGGAAATTGGTCAGCATTGGCGCTTCAAAACTGAGGCCATTGCCGAGGAGAGCAGTGAGAAGATTTTCAATTTATTCGAGGATTATCTAAAAGCGGATGACTTTGTTGGAGCAGACATGGCACGCAAATATCTGCAGATGGGATACACGCGTGCACGTCGCTACGCCAACTATAAAGGAGGTAGAAAGTACGATAAGGAAGATGATTATGCGCTATTGGAACGTGGAACGGGTGATAGGGAGAAGGCTGCAGCGGCAGAAGTGTTCTATAAACGATGGAAGCAGGCAGAAGCCAATGTGCAATACGGTTCGATGAAAAAACGATGGAAGGATGAAAGGGGTTAA
- a CDS encoding NUDIX hydrolase — translation MEKWKLLSSEYIYREPWATLRRDACELPDGRINDHYYVLEYPDWVNMVGITEENELLVIKQYRHGAGIISVEIPAGTTEPGEDPKNAAVREMLEETGYAFDKMEEIATLYANPATSGNITYTYLMTGGKKVQEQALDEHEEIDVYLIPLEEAKEMLLNNKFSQALHTSALFYAFNKLGLL, via the coding sequence ATGGAAAAGTGGAAACTATTATCTTCTGAATATATCTATAGAGAACCTTGGGCAACTTTGCGAAGAGATGCATGCGAGCTCCCTGACGGAAGAATAAACGACCATTATTATGTGCTGGAATATCCAGATTGGGTAAACATGGTTGGAATTACCGAGGAGAATGAGCTCCTGGTCATTAAACAATACCGCCACGGAGCAGGCATTATTTCAGTGGAGATTCCAGCAGGAACGACAGAACCCGGAGAAGACCCCAAGAATGCAGCTGTGCGCGAGATGCTCGAAGAAACAGGCTATGCATTTGACAAGATGGAAGAGATCGCCACGCTTTATGCCAACCCCGCCACTAGTGGTAATATTACCTATACCTACCTAATGACAGGAGGTAAAAAAGTTCAGGAACAGGCATTGGATGAGCACGAAGAAATCGACGTCTATCTTATCCCACTCGAAGAGGCAAAAGAAATGCTATTGAACAACAAATTCAGTCAGGCATTACACACTAGCGCTTTATTCTACGCTTTCAATAAATTAGGCTTGTTATAA